From Drosophila yakuba strain Tai18E2 chromosome 2L, Prin_Dyak_Tai18E2_2.1, whole genome shotgun sequence, one genomic window encodes:
- the LOC6527282 gene encoding uncharacterized protein LOC6527282 — translation MPPVSKRSLRKRSKAVQETPAEIKKTSTLSKIIIQGTKQLLLDSQNNPNIRVIEKPRKMRYSNSSISTAEPDSQLHSTPKIGNLANNSNARGMFGPIKNKQTSIEAISEISDMSIASVSVRNQPFVNFLQDFCMTHGSDPRESVQEAIAKWDKMTPKQKAEFSPENYVLKLCNQVQNRDEILNAVALPPIYETTKNNQNGFNKASKVKRLSPKLRKSTKRLTPRPRGVVSPRKSIKNAAKKEVPPMVSMRLTNSASAYKNFLRKIRQANLGLMSVEKKSLWRKMTPAEKDLYRVVSKPSQEKTNVKKTKSRAPAANRVRKQRTSRSTQTPENALHYLQSSFDFQRDGQLEIWNESNTLLRDGQRSWVRFDFFSKAFERVKNIFN, via the coding sequence ATGCCGCCCGTTTCAAAACGGAGTCTACGGAAAAGATCAAAAGCAGTTCAAGAAACTCCAGCCGAAATAAAAAAGACGAGTACGCTTTCGAAAATAATCATTCAAGGCACTAAACAGCTGTTATTGGATTCTCAAAATAATCCAAATATTCGAGTTATTGAAAAACCCAGAAAAATGCGGTATTCAAATTCATCGATTTCCACTGCGGAACCGGATTCCCAGCTGCATTCCACACCGAAAATTGGTAATCTGGCAAATAATAGCAACGCACGTGGGATGTTTGGTCCgatcaaaaataaacagacATCCATAGAAGCTATTTCTGAAATTAGTGATATGTCCATTGCTTCAGTGTCGGTGAGGAATCAGCCGTTTGTGAACTTTCTCCAGGATTTCTGCATGACTCATGGTTCCGATCCCCGAGAAAGTGTTCAAGAGGCCATCGCCAAATGGGATAAAATGACacccaaacaaaaagcagaaTTCAGTCCAGAAAACTACGTTCTAAAGTTGTGTAATCAAGTGCAGAATCGTGATGAAATTTTAAATGCGGTTGCACTGCCCCCGATTTAtgaaactacaaaaaataatcaaaatggATTTAACAAAGCCAGCAAGGTCAAGAGATTGTCTCCAAAGCTACGTAAGTCAACAAAGCGATTAACTCCAAGACCACGAGGTGTGGTGAGTCCcagaaaatcaattaaaaatgcggCCAAAAAGGAGGTGCCTCCAATGGTGTCGATGCGTCTAACTAATAGTGCTTCGGCTTACAAAAACTTTCTGCGCAAAATCCGTCAAGCAAATCTTGGTCTGATGTCCGTAGAAAAGAAATCCCTGTGGCGCAAAATGACTCCTGCCGAAAAGGATCTCTATCGGGTAGTCAGCAAACCGAGCCAAGAGAAAACCAATGTTAAGAAAACCAAGTCAAGAGCTCCAGCTGCCAATCGCGTCAGGAAGCAAAGAACCTCACGATCAACCCAGACGCCTGAAAATGCTTTACATTATTTGCAAAGCAGTTTCGATTTTCAGCGAGATGGCCAACTAGAAATTTGGAACGAGAGCAACACTTTGCTACGGGATGGTCAACGCTCCTGGGTCAGATTTGACTTCTTTTCAAAAGCCTTTGAAAGagtcaagaatatatttaattaa
- the LOC6527283 gene encoding accessory gland peptide Acp33A: MPSFKRVPLFCTIILILAGLGQHTAESRLPDCVFYPRCLITKDPCCM; the protein is encoded by the coding sequence ATGCCATCTTTCAAACGAGTTCCATTATTTTGTACCATAATTTTGATACTTGCTGGACTGGGTCAGCACACAGCTGAAAGTCGACTCCCCGATTGCGTTTTTTATCCCCGATGTCTTATCACAAAGGACCCGTGTTGCATGTAG